One Chryseobacterium indoltheticum DNA segment encodes these proteins:
- the tssO gene encoding type VI secretion system TssO codes for MSSNKEKKLNKSDVRLGIWKFILSFIILSAISFIAVFFFFKSYDRQLTGVDEEVRAYRDLLNRNNLLHTHIDSIYARMELYDSDKAYNDNYLRTYILDNVREAQEIMGADSATNLKHYAVLMQKIKPMLNLKSQIVTVSAKQQIAIRDVQECQGKSSQISNKMRIDPSRKFTGRRR; via the coding sequence ATGTCTTCTAATAAAGAAAAAAAATTAAACAAATCTGATGTAAGATTAGGTATATGGAAGTTTATACTTTCATTTATTATATTATCTGCAATATCTTTTATTGCAGTATTCTTCTTTTTTAAGAGTTACGACAGGCAACTTACGGGTGTTGATGAAGAAGTTCGCGCATACCGTGACCTGTTGAATCGTAATAATCTTCTTCATACTCACATTGACAGTATTTATGCAAGAATGGAGCTTTATGATTCTGATAAAGCTTATAACGATAACTATTTGCGTACTTACATTCTGGATAACGTTCGCGAAGCTCAGGAAATTATGGGCGCCGACAGTGCTACCAATTTAAAGCATTATGCCGTTTTAATGCAGAAAATTAAGCCGATGCTTAATCTTAAAAGCCAGATTGTGACTGTTTCTGCCAAACAGCAGATTGCCATCCGCGATGTTCAGGAATGTCAGGGGAAATCTAGTCAGATCAGCAACAAGATGAGAATAGATCCCTCCAGAAAATTTACAGGGCGCAGAAGATAA
- the tssO gene encoding type VI secretion system TssO, which produces MQGQVTLSKKEKHYQFFYLILMLIVALFFLGVIFLKGFSSPFSEADTNALQILDQKVKFDQQQKIGLKLIDTASARVNRLSIEIQQPVERNDAEYAIQDLANTFQNVVVHDQRKMAFPQIGKFIKMNMVDKERIMKMNETTKTFEKQFEECQLGYKEKSQTLRERNNSLNPR; this is translated from the coding sequence ATGCAGGGACAAGTTACATTATCAAAAAAAGAAAAGCATTACCAATTTTTTTACCTCATATTAATGCTTATTGTTGCTCTTTTCTTCTTGGGAGTTATTTTTCTTAAGGGTTTTTCATCTCCATTTTCTGAGGCAGATACTAATGCATTGCAGATATTAGATCAGAAAGTAAAGTTTGATCAGCAGCAGAAAATAGGTTTAAAATTAATAGATACAGCTTCAGCAAGAGTTAATAGACTTTCTATAGAAATTCAACAGCCTGTAGAAAGAAACGATGCTGAGTATGCAATACAGGATTTAGCTAACACATTTCAGAATGTTGTGGTCCATGATCAACGAAAAATGGCTTTCCCGCAAATAGGAAAATTTATCAAAATGAATATGGTTGATAAAGAGAGAATTATGAAGATGAACGAAACGACCAAAACATTTGAAAAACAGTTTGAAGAATGCCAGTTGGGATACAAAGAAAAAAGCCAGACCCTGAGAGAACGGAATAATTCTTTAAACCCGAGATAA
- a CDS encoding PKD domain-containing protein yields the protein MNYFQKNRKNIIIGVIVTLLIAALVALWLQKKVIHSADDIEGVVFPSTLSTGDTLTFNDKTSFAKFKKWDFGDGQTSEKDKGIHFYTKPGYYNVTLIIDNKYSKSFPIIVSSRGIPKPKDSATTVTKIDAQTQAMQYENVQFRALSDATQFTWRFGESGKIDAKDKLAIYAFQKPGDYVVTLYTEKDLEPIQHRIKILQAYNSMQDEEPTLDELYAKKDNDFKYHLQQIANGNSFNMHYNYLLKTYLCNNENTIVKVADSKVNNFYLYCAGLQFDKNTVIQSVKLNFDDGMTCVTKVDINQSK from the coding sequence ATGAACTATTTTCAAAAGAACAGGAAAAACATCATTATTGGTGTAATCGTCACATTGCTTATTGCTGCACTCGTTGCATTATGGCTGCAAAAAAAGGTCATTCATTCGGCAGATGATATTGAAGGAGTAGTTTTTCCCTCTACGCTTTCTACTGGTGATACGTTAACATTTAATGATAAAACATCATTTGCGAAATTCAAAAAATGGGATTTTGGTGATGGCCAGACTTCAGAAAAAGACAAAGGAATTCATTTTTACACTAAGCCGGGTTATTACAATGTAACCTTGATTATTGATAATAAATATTCTAAATCTTTTCCGATCATAGTTTCTTCAAGAGGAATACCAAAACCTAAAGACAGCGCCACCACGGTAACTAAAATTGATGCTCAGACTCAGGCAATGCAATATGAAAATGTGCAGTTTCGTGCCCTTTCAGATGCTACGCAGTTTACCTGGAGGTTTGGTGAGAGCGGAAAAATTGATGCTAAAGACAAATTAGCTATTTATGCGTTTCAAAAACCGGGAGATTATGTAGTTACGCTTTACACGGAGAAAGATTTAGAGCCAATTCAGCATCGTATAAAGATTTTACAGGCGTATAATTCTATGCAGGACGAAGAGCCGACTTTAGACGAACTGTATGCTAAAAAAGATAATGATTTTAAATATCATCTGCAGCAGATTGCGAATGGTAACAGCTTCAATATGCATTACAACTATCTTTTGAAAACTTATCTGTGTAACAATGAAAATACAATTGTAAAAGTTGCCGACAGCAAAGTCAATAATTTTTACCTGTATTGTGCGGGTCTTCAGTTTGATAAAAATACAGTGATACAGTCTGTAAAACTGAATTTTGATGACGGAATGACTTGTGTAACCAAAGTTGACATCAACCAAAGCAAATAA
- the tssR gene encoding type VI secretion system protein TssR domain-containing protein: MKNKFPLAAYYIGLSVLLTSCQVKLPSKKTPEPQQYGQIDNASVINGFPKKSAPWIVISDRSRNTAYLDKNDEKSYKEVKFLEPLMVLKHRDGMVKVAEYIPDALMKKVSSKSIKTYGWISESDLLLWSNSLKSEKTGYPVRVAVVPNNPDVIKSAERYYKNDSIMVFNSPSLIEAADVKIPNGQMVYVYKQAENNKRFLVGKKPRIDMDSISTGLYGWVSSNVISAWGERSAVKMKNPTGIKETTLGIHEGSPGAADQENRTAVLLTDVNKRPPLENIYPVTLALNEEAKPDVKTKYFTNVLDYSKNFVKNVLGEPIIFDRYKEIIEKNKKINIVFVVDISEANKPYIPIVSSLLQDLQLKFEKPTYFNSVKYGVVLYKNNSCGENVIPSPLSKDYNKVMAFIEDKMNEMNCPSNIGNQPVNEGLIAAGNLLSDVPDEANIVVTIGTSANRSGNMYSVIGSLTQAQARLIMFQTNARSSDTYNDFVLISENVVTNTAKNVAELKKQKIINQSEVLTKNNFNLIEGDAGFFSLDFPKQSMAQGFVIFPKKGDITAPGLLVKSVDSLIAQVTYDNEMIDKSLNERFHSSVGAGKTEVDFKYKYLYPGLTNPVPAGIAAQLINYGNPFLAKGYIPKELMDYKQNMEKGILVSESEYDQLKAFYKEVYENTGAARTDFKQGRAVREYIKLLKKYNPTLKFLDKGELYKQPMSYAVGVSTGFDNSDEEKMSKFMLKGWMKSDIITNEEARTYFKYYKDLADRMLTYRNNPAVKIKQNGQEFYWLNEYFMPTMLPVDEPEYTQH, translated from the coding sequence ATGAAAAATAAATTTCCTCTAGCGGCTTATTACATCGGGCTTTCAGTTTTACTGACGAGCTGTCAGGTAAAATTACCGTCAAAAAAAACTCCTGAGCCACAACAATATGGGCAGATCGACAATGCGTCTGTAATCAATGGTTTTCCAAAAAAATCAGCACCTTGGATCGTTATTTCAGACCGATCAAGAAATACAGCTTATCTTGATAAAAATGATGAGAAATCATATAAAGAAGTAAAGTTTTTGGAACCTCTAATGGTTTTAAAACACAGAGACGGAATGGTAAAAGTAGCAGAATATATTCCTGATGCTTTAATGAAAAAAGTTTCGTCAAAATCAATAAAAACCTATGGCTGGATCTCAGAATCTGATCTGTTGCTTTGGAGTAACTCTTTAAAAAGCGAAAAAACCGGATATCCCGTTCGAGTAGCAGTTGTTCCCAATAATCCTGATGTTATAAAAAGTGCAGAAAGATATTATAAAAACGACTCTATTATGGTTTTCAATTCGCCAAGCCTTATTGAGGCTGCCGATGTGAAAATTCCAAACGGACAAATGGTGTACGTTTATAAGCAAGCAGAAAATAACAAACGTTTTTTAGTCGGGAAAAAGCCCAGAATCGATATGGACAGTATAAGTACAGGCTTATACGGTTGGGTGAGTTCTAATGTAATTTCGGCCTGGGGCGAGCGTTCTGCCGTTAAAATGAAAAACCCAACTGGTATAAAAGAAACAACGTTAGGAATTCATGAAGGTTCTCCCGGAGCTGCTGATCAAGAAAATCGCACCGCTGTTCTATTGACAGATGTCAATAAAAGACCACCTCTTGAAAATATTTATCCTGTAACATTAGCCTTAAACGAAGAAGCAAAGCCAGATGTGAAAACGAAGTATTTTACCAATGTTTTAGACTACAGTAAAAACTTTGTTAAGAATGTGCTGGGAGAGCCTATTATTTTTGACCGTTACAAAGAGATCATTGAAAAAAACAAGAAAATAAATATTGTTTTTGTTGTCGATATAAGTGAAGCAAATAAGCCTTACATACCAATTGTAAGCTCACTTTTGCAGGATCTTCAGTTAAAATTTGAAAAGCCTACTTACTTTAATTCTGTAAAATACGGAGTTGTTTTATATAAAAACAATTCTTGTGGAGAAAATGTGATTCCGTCACCTTTAAGTAAAGATTACAATAAGGTAATGGCATTTATTGAAGATAAAATGAATGAAATGAATTGTCCGAGTAATATTGGAAATCAGCCGGTAAATGAAGGTTTGATTGCCGCAGGAAATTTACTTTCTGATGTTCCGGACGAAGCTAATATTGTAGTTACTATCGGTACTTCTGCCAACCGAAGCGGAAATATGTATAGTGTGATTGGATCATTAACGCAGGCTCAGGCAAGGCTTATAATGTTCCAGACGAATGCTCGCTCTTCCGATACTTACAACGATTTTGTCTTAATCTCAGAGAATGTTGTGACCAACACGGCCAAAAATGTCGCTGAATTGAAAAAGCAAAAAATCATCAACCAAAGTGAGGTCTTAACCAAGAATAATTTTAATCTGATAGAAGGAGATGCAGGTTTCTTTTCTTTAGACTTTCCTAAACAAAGTATGGCTCAGGGATTCGTAATCTTTCCTAAAAAAGGAGATATTACTGCACCGGGTCTTTTGGTGAAATCTGTAGATAGTCTGATTGCTCAGGTGACTTATGATAATGAAATGATTGATAAATCTTTGAATGAACGTTTTCATTCTTCGGTGGGTGCAGGAAAAACGGAAGTAGACTTCAAATATAAATATCTGTATCCGGGACTGACGAATCCTGTTCCTGCAGGTATTGCAGCTCAGCTTATCAATTATGGTAACCCGTTTTTAGCGAAAGGATATATTCCTAAAGAACTGATGGATTATAAGCAGAATATGGAAAAAGGTATTCTTGTTTCAGAATCTGAATATGATCAGCTAAAAGCTTTCTATAAAGAAGTTTATGAAAATACGGGTGCTGCAAGAACAGATTTTAAGCAAGGAAGAGCGGTTAGAGAATACATTAAATTATTAAAAAAATACAATCCTACGCTTAAGTTTTTAGACAAAGGAGAATTATATAAGCAACCGATGTCTTATGCAGTGGGTGTAAGTACAGGTTTTGACAATTCTGATGAAGAAAAAATGTCAAAATTTATGCTTAAAGGTTGGATGAAATCTGATATTATCACCAATGAAGAGGCCAGAACTTATTTTAAATATTACAAAGATCTTGCAGACAGAATGCTTACATACCGAAATAATCCTGCGGTAAAAATTAAGCAGAACGGGCAGGAATTCTATTGGCTAAACGAATATTTTATGCCAACAATGCTTCCTGTAGATGAGCCGGAATATACTCAACATTAA
- a CDS encoding DUF4280 domain-containing protein, giving the protein MSTQSSSHDGKHFVVQKGTCQCNQGDQFPKHIVNAHNKHFWNDAAGNADYLAVTEDDLQFNPSGPSFGKCKLKPSSGGYLPCAYAPAGKWQKTYEKVLVMGKKCVTEVSELQCTTGGKITIKDHGQRGEMSKKNVKNADAKVIRHVNPLVDVNDFKETVTESEIDAY; this is encoded by the coding sequence ATGTCTACTCAATCATCATCTCATGATGGTAAACACTTCGTCGTTCAAAAAGGAACATGCCAGTGTAACCAAGGAGACCAGTTTCCTAAGCATATCGTCAATGCTCACAACAAACATTTCTGGAATGATGCTGCAGGAAATGCAGATTATTTAGCTGTCACAGAAGATGACCTTCAGTTTAATCCATCAGGACCAAGTTTTGGAAAATGTAAATTAAAACCCAGTTCGGGTGGTTATCTTCCTTGTGCTTATGCTCCAGCCGGAAAATGGCAAAAGACCTACGAAAAAGTTCTGGTGATGGGCAAAAAATGTGTGACAGAAGTTTCTGAACTGCAATGTACAACAGGTGGGAAAATTACGATTAAAGATCACGGACAGCGTGGTGAAATGAGCAAAAAGAATGTGAAAAATGCTGATGCAAAAGTAATCAGACATGTAAATCCTCTTGTGGATGTGAATGACTTCAAAGAAACAGTAACGGAAAGCGAAATCGACGCTTATTAA
- a CDS encoding peptidoglycan DD-metalloendopeptidase family protein: protein MSKKGVSKISGNPSPKVGEAVTYTVTDWYPSTPQNQRNPANVIWELFKKRSNGRFTTTNIKKTGVGNFTFGEVAQKHAYRLEAYLFEPEGEGASTIEINPQPEVVPKIEKVELQYVDDSPGTVFSFTEKMRARAQCVNLNGKKLKFTLWEDDATGEGHDAKNLLIETKEATVDRTGVATVEFMLTRALMQKAMQGETDPQQLEFYVTVEYFSHNKHATVNVNVNNPLHTPAPNPQSRPQQPANNHTPPAQSTPETPSNNAQPRAENSPAAEKPASQMEERQVAGQNPNPSEELHDYQEAQGTIQADQPPTPQSNEGKTVSVVEDSSVEELLDAYFAKKEYTKQTGEAAGTLEYQFGSNGNKTATDAEKEKIAKIIFGKPAVKALADKKEYTTLEAIKQALSREVYNKDEKISFQTFKLGGELKKITSAPLDTKLYLVAKTAGSGLSDKQATIIIKEKDGLIKGSAGAVLPILEISEEQMEQATPTTGEVPGTEKSEFTGKIENGMVKIPVHLRPKSDDELKQWKEKISKGKEDGEYTYKFGGENKVTDENSKKRVAEAILKNAKNGNTNNEKIADGKTAYIDDIEKALEIKTYQKDQTIKFKLYKKEKELLYLQAKAQGEKKHDKEFLKADGEYFEVATKCPRCGVLTMEELTQVFPSAAEDRKTQLMDAFNGANSKFGLNTCRQKAQFFAQVLQEVGESINVRNGEGLDYPAEELPRHFANFSTTGRLNGTPNNLAYQYGRSAQNNYRSNPEMIANIAYANRGGNGNVASGDGWKYRGRGIIQITFKNKYNRINTRIDNDYPEFGIDIDANNINNLNEGTVASMAYWEDYGCQTEADKGVERPNFDAIVDIVNPSTPSREDRWQNLQRMITIFKVKECSGGEQDSAWHQPLDTMVLRGWYSETQWSPGKSDFHGRTGGKHDGLDLYAPVGTPIYASIDGTITYQEDPTGYGHRIFLEGNYKGQKYFLMYCHLSEYVTGEVKAGDPIGKTGQTGNANGQAAKMAHLHFEVRKAKMSKPSFSPLTEIPELGRAVNINPDQTTQTGT, encoded by the coding sequence ATGTCTAAAAAAGGAGTTTCAAAAATATCCGGAAATCCTTCTCCAAAAGTGGGGGAGGCAGTTACTTATACCGTTACAGATTGGTATCCTTCCACACCACAAAACCAAAGGAATCCGGCTAATGTTATTTGGGAATTATTTAAAAAAAGATCCAACGGAAGATTTACGACAACCAATATCAAGAAAACGGGTGTTGGGAATTTTACTTTCGGAGAAGTTGCACAAAAGCATGCCTATCGTTTAGAAGCCTATCTTTTTGAGCCTGAAGGAGAAGGTGCATCAACAATTGAAATCAATCCTCAACCTGAAGTTGTTCCGAAAATTGAAAAAGTAGAACTTCAGTATGTGGATGATTCACCGGGAACGGTGTTCAGTTTTACAGAGAAAATGAGAGCTCGCGCGCAATGTGTGAATTTGAATGGAAAAAAATTAAAATTTACTCTTTGGGAAGATGATGCAACAGGAGAAGGACATGATGCAAAAAATCTTTTAATTGAAACTAAAGAAGCTACCGTAGACAGAACCGGAGTTGCTACTGTCGAGTTCATGCTTACCCGAGCTTTGATGCAAAAAGCAATGCAGGGAGAAACAGACCCACAACAACTTGAGTTTTATGTCACGGTAGAATATTTTTCGCACAATAAACATGCAACGGTTAATGTAAATGTCAATAATCCTTTGCATACACCTGCGCCAAATCCTCAATCAAGACCACAGCAACCAGCAAATAATCATACTCCTCCAGCTCAATCAACACCTGAAACTCCATCAAATAATGCTCAACCCAGAGCTGAAAATTCTCCTGCTGCAGAAAAACCGGCATCACAGATGGAAGAAAGGCAAGTGGCTGGTCAGAATCCAAATCCATCTGAAGAATTACATGATTATCAGGAAGCTCAGGGAACGATTCAAGCTGATCAGCCACCGACTCCGCAATCAAATGAAGGGAAAACGGTAAGTGTTGTTGAAGATTCTTCGGTGGAAGAATTATTGGATGCTTATTTTGCTAAAAAAGAATACACTAAACAAACTGGTGAAGCAGCCGGAACTTTAGAATATCAGTTCGGAAGCAACGGCAATAAAACGGCTACTGATGCAGAAAAAGAAAAAATCGCAAAAATTATTTTTGGAAAGCCTGCTGTAAAAGCATTGGCAGACAAAAAAGAATATACAACTCTGGAAGCCATTAAACAGGCTCTCTCCAGAGAGGTTTACAATAAAGATGAAAAAATAAGTTTCCAAACCTTTAAACTGGGAGGCGAATTAAAGAAAATTACTTCAGCACCTTTAGACACAAAATTATATTTGGTGGCAAAAACCGCGGGTTCAGGTCTAAGCGACAAACAGGCTACGATAATCATTAAAGAAAAAGATGGATTAATTAAAGGTTCTGCAGGCGCTGTTTTACCAATTTTAGAAATTAGTGAAGAACAAATGGAGCAGGCTACTCCAACTACAGGAGAAGTTCCGGGAACTGAAAAAAGTGAGTTTACAGGGAAAATAGAAAACGGAATGGTGAAAATTCCTGTTCATCTGAGACCGAAATCTGATGATGAACTGAAACAATGGAAGGAGAAGATTTCTAAAGGAAAAGAAGATGGGGAATACACTTACAAATTTGGTGGTGAAAATAAAGTTACCGATGAAAATTCTAAAAAAAGAGTTGCAGAAGCCATTTTGAAAAACGCAAAAAATGGAAATACGAATAATGAAAAAATAGCTGACGGTAAAACTGCTTACATTGATGATATCGAAAAAGCTCTTGAGATAAAAACATATCAGAAAGATCAGACAATTAAGTTTAAGCTTTATAAAAAAGAAAAAGAACTTCTCTATCTTCAAGCCAAAGCCCAAGGAGAAAAAAAACATGATAAAGAATTTTTGAAAGCGGATGGGGAATATTTTGAGGTAGCTACAAAATGTCCAAGATGTGGAGTGCTAACAATGGAGGAATTGACTCAGGTATTTCCATCTGCTGCTGAAGATAGGAAGACCCAATTGATGGATGCTTTTAACGGAGCTAATTCTAAATTTGGACTTAATACTTGTAGACAAAAAGCTCAATTTTTTGCTCAGGTTTTACAGGAAGTTGGTGAATCTATAAACGTACGAAATGGTGAAGGTTTAGATTATCCTGCTGAAGAACTTCCAAGACATTTCGCAAATTTCAGTACTACAGGAAGATTAAATGGTACACCAAATAATCTTGCATATCAATATGGTAGAAGTGCACAGAATAATTACAGATCAAATCCTGAAATGATTGCAAATATTGCATACGCAAATAGAGGAGGTAACGGAAATGTTGCAAGTGGTGACGGCTGGAAGTACAGAGGCCGTGGAATCATTCAAATCACATTTAAAAATAAATACAACAGAATAAATACCAGAATAGATAACGATTACCCGGAATTCGGAATTGATATCGATGCAAATAATATTAATAATCTTAATGAAGGAACAGTGGCTAGTATGGCATATTGGGAGGATTATGGTTGTCAGACAGAAGCAGATAAAGGTGTAGAAAGACCTAATTTTGATGCAATCGTAGATATAGTTAATCCAAGTACGCCTTCTCGTGAAGATAGGTGGCAAAATTTGCAGAGAATGATAACTATTTTTAAAGTTAAAGAATGCAGTGGTGGTGAACAAGATTCTGCATGGCATCAACCTTTAGATACAATGGTCTTGAGAGGTTGGTATTCAGAAACACAATGGTCTCCTGGTAAAAGTGATTTCCATGGTAGAACCGGTGGAAAGCACGATGGATTAGATCTTTATGCCCCTGTTGGTACACCAATATACGCTTCGATTGACGGAACAATCACATATCAGGAAGATCCTACTGGATATGGACATCGAATCTTCCTAGAAGGTAATTATAAAGGTCAAAAATATTTTCTAATGTATTGTCACCTTTCAGAATATGTCACGGGTGAGGTGAAAGCTGGTGACCCTATTGGTAAAACCGGGCAGACAGGAAATGCTAATGGTCAGGCTGCAAAAATGGCTCACTTACATTTTGAAGTCAGAAAAGCAAAAATGTCTAAACCTTCATTTAGTCCGCTTACAGAAATTCCCGAATTAGGAAGGGCTGTAAATATTAATCCAGATCAAACAACTCAAACAGGAACTTAA
- a CDS encoding XAC2610-related protein has protein sequence MKSVTYIYILSVLLTFLSCGKSSQKTITDSEKSSVATNERKEQALGQNDIYLNREFNEMTELVDVKTLKFKETAIDSIWYGLYNITNSENYIFAVHKFLENPDVAKYRIVDTVNLKSKNIDVKIEKFSDHKILNLLLDKKLVKKWTFRLNSKNGQNSVNGKEDQLRTITDDKQLFKTANFTYFIKTVSFTEEKKPKALQIKIIDKSAQNQLVNFNPEYIYSAPEEAVSFFNDSGINQKINKQNLPEFIIVDINFDGLEDFVIANYVGGNAGTLYAYFIQDKNRKFKIDHYLTDQVRFFPRNIDFKNKTLTFLHLSGCCSQVNFKVQLQNSNKWKQIFYEEKPL, from the coding sequence GTGAAAAGTGTAACCTATATTTATATACTGTCAGTTTTATTAACTTTTTTATCTTGTGGTAAAAGCAGCCAAAAAACTATCACTGATTCTGAAAAAAGCAGTGTTGCAACTAATGAAAGGAAGGAACAAGCATTAGGACAAAATGATATTTATCTCAACAGAGAATTTAACGAAATGACAGAACTTGTTGATGTGAAAACCCTAAAGTTCAAAGAAACTGCTATTGATAGCATTTGGTATGGTTTATATAATATAACCAATAGTGAAAATTATATATTTGCAGTTCATAAGTTTTTAGAAAATCCGGATGTAGCAAAGTATCGAATTGTGGATACCGTTAATCTCAAATCGAAAAATATTGATGTAAAAATCGAAAAATTTTCTGATCACAAAATTTTAAATTTATTGTTGGATAAAAAACTTGTGAAAAAATGGACATTTAGGTTGAATTCTAAAAATGGACAAAATAGTGTCAATGGAAAAGAGGATCAGCTTCGTACAATAACTGATGATAAACAGCTTTTTAAAACCGCTAATTTTACTTACTTTATTAAAACAGTTTCCTTTACTGAAGAAAAGAAGCCGAAAGCACTCCAAATAAAAATAATTGATAAAAGTGCTCAAAATCAATTGGTTAATTTTAATCCTGAATATATTTATTCTGCACCAGAAGAGGCAGTTTCTTTTTTTAATGATTCAGGTATAAATCAGAAGATAAATAAGCAAAACTTACCGGAATTTATAATTGTTGATATCAATTTCGATGGTTTAGAAGATTTCGTTATTGCAAATTATGTGGGTGGAAATGCAGGAACACTATATGCATATTTTATTCAGGATAAAAACAGAAAGTTCAAAATTGACCATTACTTGACAGATCAGGTTAGATTTTTTCCAAGAAATATAGATTTTAAAAATAAAACTTTGACATTTTTACATTTGAGCGGCTGTTGCAGCCAAGTTAACTTTAAGGTTCAATTACAAAATTCTAATAAATGGAAGCAAATTTTTTATGAAGAAAAGCCTTTGTGA
- a CDS encoding endonuclease — translation MKKLLLCVVFSQLAYAQAPAGYYNAANGLSGASLKTALSTIITNGHQDKGYSGLWTAYKTTDIDKNYENDGSILDIYSERPSSVDPYKFTPGNNQCGTYSTEGNCYNREHIVPQSLFNEASPMKNDVHFIRATDGKVNGMRSNYPFGKVGSASFTSQNGSKLGSSSSAGFSGTVFEPIDEFKGDVARMVFYFVTRYQSKLSTFSTGNMIGSSAFPGLQTWELNVLLAWHNQDPVSQAEINRNNASYTFQGNRNPFIDNPSYVNQIWGGQTPTTDTQAPSTVTNLTVSGKTSNTVSLTWNAATDNVAVTSYDVYMNGSLKTNVSSTSTTVTGLNPSTSYSFYIKAKDAAGNSSANSTTVSATTNAGTTNPNPTGCVNETFETIPTASSSSYSTKTWTSNGITWTATDSRTDQTISNKAITIRNGSLKSSSSANGIGSLTVTTQLKFSGSNGNFTVQVNGVNVGTVPYSTTVTTTTINNINVSGNVVVTLVNNSTSNRVAIDNLSWTCNNSASRQSQTINTIAEPKELQIYPNPITNQEIFVKGDTQNIKKAEIYNLQGKVMQTINNPFKNGKSIKIKSLLQGVYILKLDESSLKFVIK, via the coding sequence ATGAAAAAACTACTTTTATGCGTAGTATTCTCCCAGCTTGCCTATGCGCAGGCTCCGGCAGGATATTACAATGCAGCGAACGGATTGTCTGGAGCTTCTCTAAAAACAGCTTTAAGCACAATTATTACCAACGGTCATCAAGACAAAGGATACAGCGGGCTTTGGACCGCTTATAAAACCACCGACATTGATAAAAATTATGAAAATGACGGTTCTATTCTTGATATTTATTCAGAAAGACCGAGCTCTGTCGACCCTTATAAGTTTACTCCAGGAAACAATCAATGTGGCACTTATTCTACTGAAGGTAATTGCTATAATCGTGAACACATTGTTCCTCAAAGTCTTTTTAATGAAGCTTCGCCAATGAAAAATGATGTTCATTTCATCAGAGCTACAGATGGAAAGGTAAACGGAATGCGTTCTAATTATCCTTTTGGAAAAGTGGGAAGTGCAAGTTTTACTTCTCAAAACGGATCAAAATTGGGAAGTTCTTCATCTGCAGGATTTTCCGGGACGGTCTTTGAACCCATTGATGAGTTTAAAGGTGATGTAGCAAGAATGGTTTTCTATTTTGTGACAAGATACCAAAGCAAATTATCTACGTTCTCTACCGGAAATATGATTGGCAGTTCTGCTTTTCCGGGACTGCAAACGTGGGAACTGAATGTACTTCTCGCTTGGCATAATCAGGATCCGGTTTCGCAAGCAGAAATCAACAGAAACAATGCATCGTATACTTTTCAGGGGAACAGAAATCCGTTTATAGACAATCCAAGTTATGTGAACCAAATTTGGGGAGGGCAAACTCCAACAACCGATACTCAAGCTCCGTCAACAGTTACTAATTTAACCGTTTCAGGAAAAACATCCAACACCGTTTCTCTTACATGGAATGCAGCAACAGATAATGTAGCCGTAACTTCTTACGATGTATATATGAATGGAAGCTTAAAAACCAATGTTTCTTCAACTTCTACAACAGTTACAGGGCTAAATCCTTCTACAAGCTACAGTTTTTACATAAAAGCTAAAGATGCTGCAGGAAACTCTTCAGCCAACAGCACTACAGTTTCAGCAACGACGAATGCAGGAACTACCAATCCGAATCCGACAGGTTGTGTAAATGAAACTTTTGAGACAATTCCAACAGCCAGTTCGTCATCATATTCAACAAAAACATGGACGAGTAACGGAATTACATGGACGGCAACAGATTCAAGGACCGATCAAACCATTTCCAACAAAGCAATTACGATAAGAAACGGATCTTTGAAATCGAGCAGCTCTGCAAACGGAATAGGATCTTTGACGGTTACAACCCAACTCAAATTCAGTGGAAGTAATGGAAATTTTACGGTTCAGGTGAATGGTGTAAATGTAGGAACAGTTCCTTACAGCACAACGGTAACTACGACGACAATTAACAATATCAATGTTTCAGGGAATGTTGTGGTGACTTTAGTGAATAATTCTACAAGCAACAGAGTGGCGATTGATAACCTGAGCTGGACTTGCAATAATTCTGCTTCAAGGCAAAGCCAAACGATAAATACTATTGCCGAGCCAAAAGAATTACAGATCTATCCAAACCCTATTACGAATCAGGAAATTTTTGTGAAAGGAGATACGCAAAATATTAAAAAAGCGGAAATATATAATCTACAAGGGAAAGTAATGCAAACTATTAACAATCCTTTCAAAAATGGAAAGTCAATTAAAATTAAAAGTCTTTTGCAGGGAGTTTATATTTTGAAGCTTGATGAATCTAGTCTGAAATTTGTGATTAAGTAA